TTCTCGGGCCTGCACGCGTCTGGCCCCGTTCTACTAGGGTGTTGTCGCCCGCGTGAAGTGAGCGTGCCTTACGGTCGGGGGAACCGTCGGATGTGACGACAGTCCAGCGTGGGGCCTACGGTCACAGCGCACGCCCGAGATGCCCATGTTCCTTGGCTGGGTGTGGCGCGCAGGGGCCGGCTTGCGGCTGTTCGCGTGCCCTACGGCAGAAAGAAAAACGCGATCGCCAGCACCGCGTACACCGCCAGCATCAACGCGCCTTCGAGCCAGTTCGATTCGCCGTCCTGCGCGACCATGTTCACGACCGCGACGGCCACCGCCACCGCCAGCACCTCGAACAACGTGAAGCGCAGGTCCATCGGGCCGTGCGGCATGAAGTACGAGACGAACACCAGCAGCGGGGCCACGAACAGCGCGATCTGAATGCTCGAGCCGATCGCGATGTTGAGCGCCAGGTCCATCTTGTTCTTGGCGGCCACGAGAATGGCGGTCGAGTGCTCGGCGGCATTGCCGATGATGGCGACAACGATCACGCCGACGAACACTTCGGTCAGCCCCATCACATGCGCCGCCGCTTCCACGGCACCGACCAGCAGCTCGCTCATCCACGCGATCACCGCGGTCGCGAGCAGCAGTGTCACCACCGCACGGGTCGGCTTGCTGCCGGGGGCGGGCTCTTCGTGCGCCTCGGCGTGAGGCTGGCCCGCGTAGAGGTGCTTGTGGGTGCGCAGGCTGAACACCAGGCTCAACACGTAGACGATGAACAGCACGATCGAGATCTCGAGCGACAGGCTGCGCTCGATCGCGACTTCCTTGAGCGTCGTGAGCCGTCGCTCGGCGACCGCGGTCTCGGCCGCGAAGTGGAACACCGCGGGCACCACGAGTCCGATCGCGGCGAGCGCCAGCAAGGTGGAGCCGGCGGCCGCGGCCGAGCGATCGAAGTGCTGGCGTTCGCGCTTGAGGCCGCCCGCGATCAGCGAGGCGCCGAGCACCAGCAGGATGTTGCCGATGATCGAGCCCGTGAGGCTCGCCTTGACCACGTCGTAGAGCCCGCGGTGCAGCGCCACCAGCGCGATGATCAGCTCGGCGGCATTGCCGAACGTGGCGTTCAACAGCCCGCCGATGCCGGCGCCGAGTCGCGCCGAGAGCTGCTCGGTGGCTTCGCCCATCAGCCCGGCGAGCGGAATGATTGCCACGCACGCGAAGCTGAACACCATGATCGGGCCCCAGTGGAGCCACTCGGCGAGTACCGCGAGCGGCACGAACACGAGCAGCCACTGAAGCAGGCGATTCGGGGCGAAGAGTGCGGCGAGGCCGCGGGGGCGAGGTGCGGCGGTGGCTCGGGTCATGGCGGCGCAATGTGCCGCAGCGTCTCGCGCATGGCAAACGCGGGCTCGCTACTCCGCGAGCACGCCCGACGGCAGTCGCACGGTTGCGACCGCTCCGCGCGCGCCGGGGCGGTTGGCCAGCGCGATCATGCCGCCGTGCGCTTCGACGATCTGGCGACACAGCGACAGTCCGATTCCCGAGCCCTCGGGCTTGGTGGTGAAGAACGGCACGAACAGATTGCTCGGGTTCGGCAGCCCGGGGCCGTCGTCCTCGACGGTCAGCTCGAACGTGCCGTTGCTTGCGCGCCACGCCACGCGCACACCGCCACTCGTTTCGAGCGCGGCATCGGCCGCATTTCGCACCAGATTGATGAGCAGCGCATCGAGCTGGTCCGGGTCGGCGCTCAGCGTCAGCTCGGGCCCGCCGGTCACTTCGACCAGCACGCGCGTCTCGATCGCAGTCACGCGCCGCACCCAGGCGGGCACGTCGATGCGACGCGGAGACGGTTGTGGCAGCCGCGCGAGCGTCGCGTAGGCCTGGATGAAGCGCCCAAGGGCGCCCGCGCGTGCCTCGATCACACCGAGGCCTTCGGTGAAGTCCGCGACGATCGCCGGATCGGCGGCCGAGGTATCGGTGCGCGCGAGGCGACTGCCGAGGCTCCCCGCGATCGATTGAATGGGCGCGAGCGAGTTGTTGATCTCGTGGCTCAGCACCCGGATCAGCC
This genomic interval from Candidatus Eisenbacteria bacterium contains the following:
- the cax gene encoding calcium/proton exchanger produces the protein MTRATAAPRPRGLAALFAPNRLLQWLLVFVPLAVLAEWLHWGPIMVFSFACVAIIPLAGLMGEATEQLSARLGAGIGGLLNATFGNAAELIIALVALHRGLYDVVKASLTGSIIGNILLVLGASLIAGGLKRERQHFDRSAAAAGSTLLALAAIGLVVPAVFHFAAETAVAERRLTTLKEVAIERSLSLEISIVLFIVYVLSLVFSLRTHKHLYAGQPHAEAHEEPAPGSKPTRAVVTLLLATAVIAWMSELLVGAVEAAAHVMGLTEVFVGVIVVAIIGNAAEHSTAILVAAKNKMDLALNIAIGSSIQIALFVAPLLVFVSYFMPHGPMDLRFTLFEVLAVAVAVAVVNMVAQDGESNWLEGALMLAVYAVLAIAFFFLP